In a genomic window of Vespula vulgaris chromosome 13, iyVesVulg1.1, whole genome shotgun sequence:
- the LOC127068460 gene encoding glutathione S-transferase-like: MPSYKLTYFPVKALAEPIRFIFSYAGVEFEDVRFDREDWPKIKPTTPFGQVPMLEVDGKKINQSTAIARYLAKQHGLAGKNDWEALEIDAIVDTIHDLRAKIAAHHYEQNAEAKAAKLKVANEVVPYILERLDNQVKNNGGYFVGGALSWADFTFVALLDYLNFMSKSNIVEKYDNLKALKEKVENIPAIKKWVEKHPESGF, from the exons atgCCTTCCTACAAGTTGACTTACTTTCCTGTAAAAGCGTTGGCAGAGCCAATCCGTTTTATTTTCAGTTATGCCGGAGTCGAGTTTGAAGACGTTCGTTTTGATAGAGAAGATTGGCCGAAGATAAAACCGA ctACACCTTTTGGACAAGTACCTATGTTGGAAGTAGATgggaaaaaaatcaatcaatctACTGCCATCGCTCGTTATTTAGCTAAGCAACATGGTCTTGCTGGAAAGAACGACTGGGAAGCTTTGGAGATAGATGCTATTGTCGACACCATTCACGATCTTCGTGCAA AGATTGCTGCACATCATTATGAACAAAATGCCGAAGCAAAAGCTGCAAAATTAAAGGTAGCTAATGAAGTAGTACCATATATTTTGGAACGTTTAGACAatcaagtaaaaaataatggcGGTTACTTTGTGGGTGGTGCTTTAAGTTGGGCAGATTTTACTTTTGTCGCTCTGTTggattatttgaattttatgtCAAAGTCTAATATTGTCGAGAAATATGATAATCTCAAAGCATTGAAGGAAAAGGTTGAAAACATTCCTGCTATCAAAAAATGGGTTGAGAAACATCCGGAATCTGGATTCTAA
- the LOC127068408 gene encoding AFG3-like protein 2: MASQLLLSAKRLEKILLVSVQKGHFDTFQLKRHLSFLKKCYTMPVFEELQQQWRLLCMQSPKGFEKFFKRGGAKPNKVNEQTDKKSGSTSSKDAPSSKQSSSSPKGSETNWTSKIFGTNWQQGQGGKSFGDYDKYTWWGLLFLATITAFVYLFSEDIYSRQVTWREFVHNYLSKGMVEKLEVVNKKYVRVKLLPGHSIDGYTTLWFNIGSTETFERNLENIQIELNIEPENDVPVVYKSEIEASTILTYLVQLLFFALAIYMLRRSMEAISGKGGRRRGLFGGVMESTAKLINSKDIDVRFKDVAGCEEAKIEIMEFVNFLKNPKQYIDLGAKIPKGAMLTGPPGTGKTLLAKATAGEADVPFISVSGSEFLEMFVGVGPSRVRDMFSMARKHAPCILFIDEIDAVGRKRGGRNFGGHSEQENTLNQLLVEMDGFNTTTNVVVLAATNRVDILDKALLRPGRFDRQIYVPAPDIKGRASIFKVHLACLKTLLNKDDLARKMASLTPGFTGADIANVCNEAALIAARDMNDNIQLTHFEQAIERVVAGMEKKTNVLQPEEKRTVAYHEAGHAVAGWFLEYADPLLKVSIIPRGKGLGYAQYLPREQYLYSKEQLFDRMCMTLGGRVSEEIFFGRITTGARDDLQKITENAYAQIVQFGMNEKVGNISFERPQPGEATIDKPYSESTAQLIDSEVRQLIDSAHKRTRDLLTKHKEDVAKVAERLLKQEILNRDDMIELLGPRPFKEKSSYEEFVEGTGSFEEDTTLPEGLQEWNKSRTETDNKSESKESLPPNPPSKTPSTETTKNQP, from the exons atggcaagccaattattattatctgcaaaaagattggaaaaaattttattagtgTCCGTTCAAAAGGGACATTTTGATACATTTCAG TTGAAAAGACATTTATCATTTCtgaaaaaatgttatacaaTGCCTGTATTTGAAGAATTGCAACAACAATGGAGATTATTGTGTATGCAATCACCTAAaggatttgaaaaattttttaaacgag GAGGGGCAAAGCCAAATAAAGTTAATGAACAAACGGATAAAAAATCGGGGAGCACATCAAGTAAAGATGCTCCATCCAGTAAACAATCCTCATCTAGTCCTAAAGGTTCTGAGACTAATTGGACATCTAAGATTTTTGGTACAAACTGGCAGCAAGGGCAAGGAGGCAAATCATTTGGCGATTATGATAAATACACATGGTGGGGATTGCTTTTCCTAGCAACTATAACAGCATTTGTCTATTTATTCTCagaagatatatattctcGACAAGTTACATGGAGAGAATTTGTCCACAA CTACTTAAGTAAAGGAATGGTAGAAAAATTGGaagttgtaaataaaaaatacgttaGAGTCAAACTTCTTCCTGGTCATAGTATAGATGGATAT ACTACATTATGGTTCAATATTGGAAGCACTGAaacttttgaaagaaatttagaaaatattcaaatagaattaaatatagaacCTGAAAATGATGTTCCCGTTGTATATAAATCTGAGATAGAAGCATCGACTATACTGACATATTTAGTACAATTACTTTTCTTTG cACTAGCTATATACATGTTGCGACGTTCGATGGAAGCAATAAGTGGAAAAGGtggtagaagaagaggattaTTTGGTGGTGTGATGGAATCAACtgcgaaattaattaattcaaaagaTATTGACGTTCGATTTAA AGATGTGGCTGGATGCGAAGAAGCAAAGATTGAAATTATggaatttgtaaattttttgaaaaatcctAAACAATATATAGATCTTGGAGCGAAAATCCCAAAAGGAGCTATGTTGACAG GTCCTCCTGGAACAGGAAAAACATTGCTTGCTAAAGCAACGGCCGGAGAAGCGGACGTGCCATTCATTTCCGTGTCAGGTTCAGAATTTTTAGAAATGTTTGTGGGTGTTGGACCTTCTAGAGTAAGAGATATGTTTTCTATGGCAAGAAAACATGCAccatgtattttatttatcgatgaaaTCGATGCGgtaggaaggaaaagaggtgGTCGTAATTTTGGTGGGCATTCGGAGCAAGAAAATACACTTAATCAACTTTTGGTGGAAATGGATG GATTTAACACGACAACTAATGTAGTTGTGTTAGCGGCAACTAATCGAGTAGATATTTTGGATAAGGCACTTTTAAGACCTGGTAGATTCGATAGGCAAATTTATGTTCCTGCGCCGGATATCAAAGGACGTGCTTCCATATTCAAGGTGCACTTGGCTTGTTTAAAAACATTGTTGAACAAAGATGACTTGGCAAGAAAAATGGCATCCTTGACACCTGGTTTTAcag gAGCTGATATAGCCAATGTTTGTAACGAAGCAGCTCTCATAGCAGCAAGAGATATGAATGATAATATTCAACTAACACATTTCGAACAAGCCATTGAAAGAGTAGTTGCTGgtatggaaaagaaaacaaatgttttgcaaccagaagaaaagagaacagtTGCATATCACGAAGCTGGTCATGCAGTGGCAGGTTGGTTCTTGGAATACGCAGATCCGCTTTTGAAG GTATCTATTATACCGAGAGGAAAGGGATTAGGCTATGCTCAATACTTACCACGTGAACAGTATCTTTACTCGAAAGAACAATTGTTCGATCGAATGTGTATGACACTTGGAGGCAGAGTTtcggaagaaatattttttggtcGCATAACAACAGGCGCTAGAGACGATTTACAAAAG ATAACAGAAAACGCCTACGCTCAAATCGTGCAGTTTGGTATGAACGAAAAAGTAGGTAATATTAGCTTTGAAAGACCACAACCTGGTGAAGCAACTATAGACAAACCCTATTCCGAGAGCACAGCACAACTTATCGACAGTGAAGTCCGTCAGCTAATTGACAGCGCGCATAAACGCACACGTGATCTTCTTACAAAGCATAAGGAGGATGTAGCTAAG GTCGCAGAACGTCTTTTGAAACAAGAGATTTTAAATAGAGACGATATGATAGAATTACTTGGACCTAGACcgttcaaagaaaaatcaagCTACGAAGAATTCGTTGAAGGTACTGGTTCCTTTGAAGAAGATACCACATTGCCAGAGGGTTTACAAGAGTGGAATAAATCTAGAACAGAAACTGATAATAAATCGGAAAGTAAAGAGAGCTTACCTCCTAATCCACCTTCAAAAACACCATCTACTGAAACAACTAAAAATCAgccgtaa
- the LOC127068427 gene encoding mitochondrial enolase superfamily member 1-like: MDISIVDVEVKDIRFPTSLKADGSDAMHTDPDYSCAYVILKTNTDIRGYGLTFTLGRGTEIVVQACKSLSTLVKNQKVLNIFNDFASFWRKLTSESQLRWIGPEKGVIHLATAAIINALWDMWARIEKKPVWKLLVDLTPEQLVSTIDFRYITDFITKEEAIRMLRNNEVDKKKREKFLIENGYPAYTTQIGWLGYSDEKVKELCKKFLDLGFTSFKAKVGQNIKDDIQRCRLIRETIGYENKLMLDANQVWDVEEAIEWMKQLKEFKPVWIEEPTSPDDILGHAKIADELKSIGIAVATGEMCANRVMFKQLLQSKAIQFCQIDSARIGGINEILAVYFMAKKIGIPVCPHAGGIGLCEMVQHLQMWDFVSLSGTTTDRVIEYVDQQHEHFENPVQLRNACYMPPIAPGYSTKLKNDCISNYIYPDGTEWRRTFN; the protein is encoded by the exons ATGGATATCAGCATAGTTGACGTCGAAGTAAAGGATATTAGATTTCCTACGTCGTTGAAGGCAGATGGTAGCGATGCTATG cATACAGATCCCGATTATTCATGTGCATATGTCATCTTAAAAACTAACACAGATATTCGTGGATACGGATTAACATTTACTTTGGGTAGAGGAACTGAAATTG TTGTCCAGGCATGCAAATCTTTGTCTACTTTggtaaaaaatcaaaaagtttTAAATATCTTCAATGACTTTGCATCATTCTGGCGAAAACTGACTAGTGAATCGCAATTGAGATGG attgGTCCGGAAAAAGGTGTCATTCATCTTGCCACAGCTGCTATAATAAACGCTTTGTGGGATATGTGGGctcgtatagaaaaaaagccTGTTTGGAAACTTCTTGTAGATCTAACTCCAGAACAATTGGTTTCTACCATCGACTTTAGATACAT TACCgattttattacgaaagaagagGCGATACGAATGTTAAGAAATAATgaagtagataaaaaaaaacgcgaaaaatttttaatcgaaaatggATATCCTGCTTACACTACACAAATAGGCTGGTTGGGTTACAGCGACGAAAAAGTTAAAGaactttgtaaaaaatttttagatcTGGGATTTACATCTTTTAAAGCAAAAGTTGgtcaaaatataaaagacgATATTCAACGATGTCGTTTGATACGCGAGACGATCGGATATGAAAACAAGCTGATGTTGGATGCTAATCAGGTTTGGGATGTTGAGGAAGCAATTGAATGGATGAAGCAATTGAAGGAATTTAAACCAGTTTGGATAGAAGAGCCCACTTCACCGGATGACATTTTAGGCCATGCTAAGATTGCCGACGAATTGAAGTCTATTGGCATAGCTGTTGCAACTGGCGAGATGTGTGCAAATCGTGTAATGTTTAAACAATTGTTACAATCAAAAGCTATCCAATTTTGTCAAATAGACTCTGCTAGAATAGGTGGAATCAACGAAATATTAGCTGTATATTTTATGGCTAAAAAGATTggaa taCCAGTATGCCCGCATGCTGGAGGTATAGGTTTATGCGAAATGGTTCAACATCTTCAAATGTGGGATTTTGTATCTCTTAGTGGAACAACTACAGATCGTGTTATAGAATACGTAGATCAACAACATGAACATTTTGAAAATCCAGTACAGCTCAGAAATGCATGTTATATGCCACCTATTGCTCCAGGTTATTCGACTAAGCTTAAGAATGACTGTATTTCGAATTATATCTATCCTGATGGAACAGAATGGCGACGTACGTTTAATTAA
- the LOC127068469 gene encoding adenosine 5'-monophosphoramidase HINT3 — MAAEAQCIFCKIIKNESPSEKIYEDEYVTCIKDINPASDHHYLILPNKHINTAKDLQPADIKLYDKIIGCVQLVMQKQGFDINSTRTGFHWPPFNTVNHLHLHLISPVENMSIVKRMVFKLNTPWFVSTDYVRSRLQKKDT; from the exons ATGGCCGCCGAAGCACAATGCATATTCtgtaagataataaaaaatgaaagtccgagtgaaaaaatttatgag GATGAATACGTTACGTGTATCAAAGATATCAATCCAGCATCAGATCATCATTACTTAATATTGCCAAATAAGCATATAAATACTGCTAAAGATTTACAACCTGCTGACATCAAGCTTT atgataaaattattggtTGTGTTCAATTAGTAATGCAAAAACAAGGATTTGACATTAATTCTACAAGGACTGGTTTTCATTGGCCCCCATTTAACACAGTAAATCACCTTCATTTACATCTTATTTCTCCTGTAGAAAATATGTCCATTGTCAAACGAATGGTGTTTAAACTCAACACTCCGTGGTTTGTGAGC ACGGACTATGTGAGATCACGtttacaaaagaaagatacatgA
- the LOC127068417 gene encoding uncharacterized protein LOC127068417 isoform X4 — MNIMKISDCNSGSLLKTADQLKIKGLCEVPESKDGPPSVSLSSPPREPGTPRLNFTRLKRHHPRYKRARTSFEPRATDSRHYDRYKEEETSDSYGRNNKENHRDWQAEDEECTEVAAAAAAVVLESCQRNSNNSSNGNGTNNNNNNGDMFCHTGLGHYGHHPDPGEVDLPPETQPTPPSATLVGTTITHLRDSDHHSTEIQNCDSVKIKFETLHTMDSSDTIDIDSHMSDRASVSSKNAADSDNMMMITPELLGLMPSGSSIHSDSGENNSRGHSGQSSSHHHGTKSWTQDDMDAALEALRNHDMSLTKASATFGIPSTTLWQRAHRLGIDTPKKDGPTKSWSDESLNNALEALRTGTISANKASKAFGIPSSTLYKIARREGIRLAAPFNASPTTWSPADLDRALEAIRSGQTSVQRASTEFGIPTGTLYGRCKREGIELSRSNPTPWSEDAMTEALEAVRLGHMSINQAAIHYNLPYSSLYGRFKRGKYEEPVVGDLSQDGTNPHFHQSPTQNHSSTIPDQMSYQGS; from the exons atgaatataatgaaaattagtGATTGTAATTCGGGG tcGCTTTTGAAAACGGCCGACCAGCTCAAAATTAAGGGCCTCTGTGAGGTTCCTGAAAGCAAGGACGGGCCACCATCAGTGAGCTTGAGCTCACCACCAAGAGAACCTGGTACACCAAGATTAAACTTTACCAGGTTGAAGAGACATCATCCGAGGTATAAGAGAGCGAGAACGTCATTCGAGCCTCGTGCCACTGATTCCAGGCACTACGATAGATATAAAGAGGAGGAGACTAGCGATAGTTACGGTCGCAATAACAAAGAG AATCACAGAGACTGGCAGGCCGAAGATGAAGAGTGTACGGAGGTGgcagcggcagcagcagcagtagttcTGGAAAGCTGCCAACGTAACAgtaacaacagcagcaacggTAACGGtacaaacaacaacaacaataacg GTGACATGTTCTGTCACACAGGGCTAGGTCATTACGGTCATCACCCAGATCCTGGAGAGGTAGATCTGCCTCCGGAAACACAGCCCACACCACCGAGCGCTACTTTGGTCGGTACCACTATTACTCATCTGCGAGACTCTGATCATCATTCGACTG AGATACAAAATTGCGATAGCGTGAAGATCAAGTTCGAAACTCTACACACGATGGATTCTTCGGACACGATCGATATCGACAGTCACATGTCGGATAGAGCGAGCGTAAGCTCAAAAAATGCAGCGGACAGCGACAATATGATGATGATCACGCCTGAACTTCTCGGACTCATGCCTTCTGGCAGTTCGATTCACTCGGACTCGGGTGAAAACAATTCGAGAGGTCATTCTGGACAATCGAGTTCACATCATCATGGTACCAAATCTTGGACTCAGGACGACATGGACGCCGCGTTGGAAGCCTTAAGGAATCACGACATGAGTCTTACGAAAGCATCTG CTACATTTGGTATCCCATCGACGACGCTCTGGCAAAGAGCACATCGTTTAGGCATCGACACGCCAAAAAAGGACGGACCTACGAAATCCTGGAGCGACGAGAGTTTAAATAATGCGTTAGAAGCATTAAGGACAGGAACGATCTCAGCTAACAAAGCGTCGAAAGCGTTTGGTATACCTTCCAGTACTCTCTACAAAATAGCAAGAAGAGAGGGTATTAGATTAGCTGCACCTTTTAACGCGAGTCCTACTACCTGGTCACCTGCCGATCTGGATCGTGCTTTAGAAGCAATAAGATCTGGTCAAACGTCTGTCCAAAGAGCCTCGACAGAGTTTGGTATTCCCACGGGAACTCTCTATGGTAGgtgtaaaagagaagggatTGAACTTAGTAGAAGTAATCCTACGCCTTGGAGTGAAGATGCCATGACTGAAGCTCTCGAAGCTGTTAg ACTAGGTCACATGAGCATCAATCAAGCAGCTATTCATTATAACTTACCTTACTCCTCGTTGTACGGACGTTTTAAAAGAGGCAAATACGAAGAACCAGTAGTCGGTGATTTATCACAGGACGGTACCAATCCACATTTTCATCAAAGTCCAACGCAGAATCACTCGTCCACGATTCCCGATCAAATGTCTTATCAGGGTAGCTGA